One Nostoc sp. CENA543 genomic window, CTCAAACTCATTGTCTGGAATGGCGGCGTTCACTAGTAGTTCTCCTAAATGCGGCAGGTTATCTTCTATATAATTAGCCGCAGTCGTCAAAGAATAATTAGCATAGTCGTAGCTTGTGGCTGCATTACTGACTCCCCCTGTATTTTCGATATTGTGGTCAAACATTCCCGGATCTAGGGTGGCTGTACCTTTAAAAATCATGTGTTCCAAGAAATGAGCCATCCCAAACCAAGGTTCTGGCTCATGTATAGTTCCAGCCTTTACCCATATATCAGCTACCACTACGGGTGTAGAGGGAATTTCTTGATGAATCAACGTTAGACCATTATCTAGCCGGGAAACCGAAGCTGGAAATACAGGATTTGTCAATGAAGATTTTAACAATTTTTCTATTCTTAACTAAAAATTAAGTTAGGTTTTAGTTATCGTAACTCTGATTTGTATCTCATTAAGCATCATATGATACAAATGGCGTTAAGCTTTTTGAAGTTGGTATTGGGCATTGGGCATTGGGCATTGGGCATTGAGAATTGGAAAGTTTTACCCCTATACCCTTACACCCTTACACCCTTAAAAAATTAAAGCTCCCAGTTTTCAATGAAAAATGGGAGCTAGAAATTTTGAGTTCACCGCAACGCCGTTTTACCTAAGTTTATGACCTGGTTAAACCAGGTGGGTACCGATTTTGCCCGTTTAAAGTTTCCGAGTACAAGCCCGGTCTACTGCCACGAGAAATATTTGGTTCCCTTTTTCTTAAAGACATAGATCAAAAAACTTGATGGCAGTCACCAACGTCGCAGTGCAACTCACTCATTATAGCTTCTCAAAGTGGATTGTGTGCAAGTTGGGAATTGGGAATTGGGCATGGGGCATTGGGCATGGGGAATAGAATCTACCTTGTCCCCCTTGTCTACCTTGTCTCCGTTACCTACACCCTCAATTCTTCAACTTGAGTACCAGATAGATTCCACAGTCTGAGCAATTTCTGTGGCTATGGTTGGGTGATGATTTTCTAATAAGACGGTGACGTGTCCTAGTTTGCGGCCTGGGCGGGATTCGGTTTTGCCGTACCAGTGGACGTGGGCTTGGGGAATGGCTGCTAATTGTTGGCGTTTGTTTTGATAGTCGCTTTGAGAGGTTTCATAACCTAATAAGTTGACCATGATGGCAGTTGCACATTGTAAGCTGGGATCGCCTAAAGGCATACCACACACGCCTCTCAGTTGTTGCTCAAATTGGGAGGTGGCGCACGCGTCTAGGGAAAAATGCCCGGAGTTGTGGGTGCGGGGGGCGATTTCGTTAACTAGGACTTTACCGTCGGTTGTGAGAAATAATTCGATGGCAAATACGCCGACGAATTGCAGGCTGTCTAATAGTTTATGGGCGATCGCTTCTGCTGTGGCAACTTGTTCTGATGTAATATTCGCTGGGGCGATGACTCGCCGACATACTTGTTGTTCTTGCTGAGTTTCTACCACGGGATAGATGACAATTTCTCCTTCTACCCCACGGGCTGCAATTACGGCTAATTCTCGTTCAAAGGGGATAAATTCTTCGATTAAAAATAGAGTTGGGTTGTTTTTGCTGAACTCTAATTTCTCTTGTAAGCTGGCTGCATCACGAATGATAAAGGTTCCTTGTCCGTCGTAACCGTGACGACGAGATTTTAAAACGACGGGAAAACCGAAGTCTGCAATTTTGGCTGTGATCTCTTCCTGTTGTTCAATAGCAAAAAATTGAGGAACGGGTAGCCCTAAGTCACGTAAATAACAACGTTGATGATATTTATCTAACAAGGGTGCTAAGGCTTCTAATCTGGGGCGAAAGCAAACACCTTGATTTACTAGCTGTGATAATGCTTCTAGATCGACAAATTCGTTTTCAAAGGTGATGACATCGCTGTTCGCTGCTAACTTTTTTGTGGCTTCAGCATCATCTACTGCTGCCAATATGGTATCGTGAGCGATCGCCACTGCTGGATCTTGATTGCTAGGTGTCTGCACTATCAACTCTATCCCCAGCTTTTGCGCTGCACTTCCCATCATCCAAGCTAGCTGTCCGCCACCAATTACACCTACACGCTTCATGAACATCCTAAAGAATCACGAGTTTCTACACCTGTTTGCGAATTTACTCCGCTAGCTTTTGTACAAAGTTCTTTGATTTGTGCCTTGTCTAAAATTGCATCTGTAAAGTCTGCGCCTTCTATGTTCACATTATTAAAGATGGCACGGAGTAAAAGAGCTTCTTTAAAAACGGCATCGCTTAAATTAGCCCCTGTTAAGTTTACCTGATCTACCATTGCATTCGTTAAATCTGCTCTTTGGAGGTTGGCTTGTGTCATCACAGATGCACTTAATACTGCTCCCCGTAAGTCAGCACCAGTAAAATTAGTCATTTCTAAGTTAGCGTTAGAAAACTCCGCCGCTTGTAAACTCTCACCGGAAAAATCATGGCGGGATAATTCTGCGTTGCTAAATGATAGGGGATGTGTCCAGTCTACTGCCCAAGCGGGGAAAGGTAAGCAAAAAACCATGATCCCCAAGGCTAATATCAAGGCTTTGCGCCAAAACATCTTTAGGTAATTAATTTGCTGGTTCATTCTGCACGTTCCTGATAATCAAGTGTTTTGGATTATTAACAGCTTAACATTTTGTTATAAATGCTTGGTAATGCCTACACCTTGAGGATTTGTATGACTTTTGGAGAGATAAATACAACTCTAGGCAGTAGAAAAGTTATTTAATGATCAGATATATTTAGATTCAGTCAAATAAATTAAGTGTTTACTCTAGCAATAAGTTACAATTCTTGATTTTAAATTGTGATTTTTAGGGTATAAATATTTTTAATTGAGATTAGGCGATCGCAATGTAATTTACAATTCTTCAAGTTGATATTTCCAAGTAAAGTTTATTGTCAATTATGTTTTATAGGCGAGATTGACTGTTAGTCTTTTAATCATAAAGAGCATTAAGCTTATAAAGCATAATCTTCTGATGCTTAAAGAGCTTCTGCATGGGGAGTATTGACCAAGATTTCATATTGACTGCTAAAACTCTGAATCAGTCTGTTTGACTGGGATTTATTGTTCCTCATTAGACAATTCAACAAGCCTAATAAGTAACTGCAATTATGACACACTACTCTATTGAATGGATTGAAGCTTGGTGCGAAGAAAATGGCTGGACAGAACTATTTGTAGAACGACGGAATCATTACTGGGCGTTTCCTCCAGGCTGTGTCATGCCTGAACCAATTCCTAACCATGTCCTCAGAAGTATTAAATCTGAAAAAGGGCTGACATTGGAAGAAAAGATTTGGTCATTATCAGCAGTGGTTAGTACAGTTTTAGCCGTTGTTTCCACCTTCGTCCTGAGATGTCCTATGCCATTAGTTTTTGCTTTTGCTGTCAATGCAGTTACAGTGGCACAACTTGAACCAGAGGATGTTTAAGTTATTTAATGTGAAATCTGGTTGTGACTCCTCTATACTGCCCTTGGCATCGCTTCCGTCCAAGGGCAGTTTTTGATTTAATGTTTGCAGTTTCTTAACCATTCATCTGTCATTTGGGGAAATTTTAAGTGGACGACTGATAGATGAGAATATTTTGGTTGTTGAAATAGCAGAGGATATTTTTTTCGGTTTTGGTGATGTGTGCGTAACATCCACAAAATGATAGAATCTTGACTGAAAAATGATAGTTTAAAATCTTCACGATTACCATTCCAAAGTTCTTCTTGCAGCCAAGAACGACGCAAAGTCCGCCGCAGTAGTCGCCCCATAACTAACCAAAAGGAGTAATCGAGAAATAAAATCGTGTCGGCTTGACTCCAAATGATATCACGAACTTGACTATAGTTACCATCTACAACCCAGCGATCGCCACTCAAAGCTTGTGTAACTCGCTCTCGAAACACTTCATCCGCCGCCACAGTCCAATTCTTTTCCCAATGCAGTGCGTCTAATTCGATGTGAATAACTTGCAATTGTTGAGCGATTTTTCGCGCTAAAGTTGTTTTTCCTGATCCTGTAGTCCCGACAATCGCAATTTTTTGACCACAATGCTGAGAACTTTTTTGCATAGGTGATTTACGATGTAGCTTTATATATAGTAATCCGAATTTATAATTGACATTACTTACATAGGTAAGAAATAGGAAACAGAGATTTATTTTTTATTTTTACCTCTAATTAAATTAGACTTAAACTCATAACCTCAAGATCATCTCGTTTATAGTGAGGGAAACTGAGATGAAATGGGTTTCAAAGTTATTGCTAACTGTGGCTAGTTTAACTTTAGGATTAGCTAGCGTAGATGTAAAACCAACTACGGCGGCGATTGTTAATTATGCTTTTACAGTTGATAGTCCTACAAAAAAAGGTAATGGACTATTTAGCTTTGATGATGCAACTTTTACTGATGGCATAGCAAAGGTGCAGTCTCTAACTTTTAAGTTTGATGATGAATCCAATATTTACACTGAGCAAGATGATTTTGACTACCCAGAATATCCTATCGTTTTTATCAACAATTTTTCTACGGGTAAAACATCTTTTGCACTAGACTATGCTTTTGGTATTCAAAATAATCCTGCAAGTTCTATCGCCTATGAAATTGTTGGCGAAGATTTTACAATTTATTCCCTAGACCCCAGTAATACTGAGTTCATATCTGGTACTGTTACCTATGCAAAAGTGCCTGAACCTACTATATTAGGAGGGATTTTATTGGTTGGTACTGTTGCATTGATGAAGCAAAAGAAAATCAAGGTTAGCTAAAATAGCGAAACTTGATTTGTTGATTTATTCCTAGTGGATAGCATTTATAAGCAACAAAGTTAAAGTTGGATATCACGATTGTGACATCCAACTGCATATCTAGATGTTTACTGGCAGTGGAAACTTAAATTAGTGGCTCATCAAGAATAATTAAATCATCAAGGAAAATTATTTGATAGCCTGCATTTGCTGAAATGGGTATAGAAAAATGCTGTCTTGTCTGCTTTGAATCATATTAAGTTCGTCAGTCATCGCTTCTATTAAGTAAGGGGTGACTTTTTTATGATTAATTAAAGATGGTGCGGCACTTAGTAAACACTCTAGAAACCAAGTAATTAATTCTGAACGCTTGTATTCATCTTTGATTCTGCTATCCAAGCTAATAGGTATATATTCCTGAATGCTATCAGAAAAGCCTGCTTGCAATGCTAAATTGCAAAGTTTTGCCCCAACATCTGGATCACCATTTAAGTATTTTTGTTGACGATTAAATATTTCCCAGTAAGTCTGAAGACCTAAACAAGTAGGGTATACATATAAACCAGAATTAAAAGCTTCTGTACAGTACAATCTACTGCCTGATATCATGACTCTTTTTAATTCTTTTAGAACTGCAAGTGGACGATCTGCGTGTTCTAAAACAAAGCAAATTAATGCCCCATCAAATGATTCGTCAGGGAAAGGAATTTCTCCACCATGACTAACATGAAGTGATACTTGTCCAGCATCAATGTAAGGCTTAAGTAATTCGCTAGCGCGATTAATCTGCTCTCTAGAAATATCAACACCAGTTATTTTTAAATGTGGCCAGCGATTTAATAATTGTTGTATTTGCGCTCCTACACCACAACCTACTTCAATAATGTGATGACAATGAGAAAAATCAATGTTTTTATATAGATAGGGTGCGATAATATTGCTTTGTCTAATCAGGCGGTCTTGCTCATCCGCAGTATAGCCATGAATATATTGATTATTGTTGTAGTTTTTAGATAAGAGAGCAGTGCTAGACATAAATTTAAGGTGTATCAGTTTAGATGATATGTTGACTGCTTTGTTAGTGAACAGTCACGATGGATTTGATTAATATTCAGCCTCAGCACTAAGCTTTATGCAAAAAGATTCAGCAAAATGAAATTTGGTAATTCTTCGCGGACATGATTGCAGAGATAGCGATCGCAAATGACCATGCAAACCTTTCTATCTCAATACCATAACCGATATTAAAGGACATATGGCTTTTATGTTTGATTAAATAACCTCGTGCAGCCACTCCCATTGACTGTTGACTGCATAAGCAGGGAACGGTTAAGAAAAATCCCATTCCCAATGCCCATTGACTAATGACTAATGACTAATGACTAATGACTAATAACTAATGACTCTCACCCCAAACCTAATTGCTTTTTCAAGGCTTGACGCATCACATCTACTGGTATATCGTCTCGCTGTAACCAGATTTTTAATGCAGCCACTCCTTGCTGGACTAGCATTTCTAAGCCATCAATGATAGTTGCACCTTGTTGTTGTGCATATTGGAGAAATTTTGTGGGCTGGGGAATATAAATCAAATCATAGGCGATCGCATCTGTTGGTAAGTTCGCCATTTCGTCTATACTCACAGGGGAATCATCAACTTTGGGATACATCCCTATCGGGGTAGTGTTTACCAATAAGCCAGCTTGAGGAATTAGTTGTGTAAGCTTATCCCAACTATGGACTTGTAAATTCTCCGCGATGGGTGAATTTGCCCAACTTTGTTGAAATTCTTGCAATTTATCGAAATTGCGCCCCACCACATGAATTTGAGCAAAACCTAGCTGATGACAACCTGCAACCACCGCCCTAGCTGCACCGCCATTTCCTAAAATCACAGCAATTTTCTGACTCCAATCCTGTTGATAGGTGGTTTGCAGAGGGTCAATAAATCCGATAATATCAGTATTTGTCCCTAACCATTTGTTATCTTTGCGGCTGACGGTATTAACTGCACCTATAGCTTGAGCTAGGGGTGTAATTTCTGCCATTAACGGCATAATTGCCTGTTTATGAGGAATAGTCACACTAAAACCCACAGTCCCCACCGCCGCCAAACCTGCGATCGCCACCTCCAAATCCTGCGGGTCGATAGGTAGCGGTAGATACGCATAGTCTAAACCCAAATGAGCGATCGCTGCATTGTGCATCACAGGTGAAAGAGAATGTCCCACCGGATACCCAATTACTCCTAGTAACTTAGTTTTGCCTGTAATCATGGTTGTTAGTCAATGGTCAATAGTCAATAGTCAATAGTCAATAGTCAATAGTCAACGGTCAATAGTCATTAGTCATTAGTCAACAGTCATTAGTCATTAGTCATTACTTCTACCTTGTCTCCCAGTCCCCAATCCCCAATCCCCAGTCCTCAAAATATCACAGCTGTGCAAAGATAACTCCCCACTTCTCCCCTACTTACTGTGATTTGCTGTAATACTATATTCGGCGCGTTTACTGTTAGGGAGTCTCTTATGGCGAAACATTTGGGTAAAAAAATTGCACCTATACCGATGTCAGCAGATATCAGTGTAGTAGATTTGATTGATAATTACTTCACTGCTTACAACTCGGCGCGGTTGCGGGAAGCTTGTCAATTATTGGCGCAGGATATTTTAAAAGATGGTGTTACTGTGGGTGTGAGTCTTTCCGGTGCTATGACACCAGCTGGTTTTGGTGTGTCTGCATTAGCACCCCTGATTCGTAATGGTTTTATTGATTGGATGATTAGCACTGGTGCAAACCTTTACCATGATATGCACTATGGTTTGGGGTTTGAGTTGTTCGCAGGTAGCCCGTTTTTAGATGATGTGAAACTGCGCGATGAAGGAACAATCAGAATTTATGACATCATCTTTGGGTATGATGTCTTACTAGAAACCGACGCATTTATCCGTAAAATCCTGCAAGCTGAACCTTTCCAAAAGCGGATGGGAACGGCTGAGTTTCATTACTTGCTGGGTAAGTATGTGCGAGAAGTCGAAAAGCAATTAGGTGTGCAGCATTCTTGTTTGTTAGCTACAGCTTATGAATGCGGTGTGCCTATATATACCTCTTCACCTGGGGATAGTTCCATTGGGATGAACGTGGCGGCTTTAGCGTTGGAGGGTTCCCAGTTGGTATTAGACCCAGCAATTGACGTAAACGAAACAGCTGCGATCGCCTACAATGCCAGAGAAGGAGAAGGTAGCAGCGCAGCCGTCATTCTCGGTGGTGGTAGTCCGAAAAACTTCTTACTGCAAACCCAACCGCAGATTCACGAAGTTTTAGGTTTAGAAGAAAGGGGACATGATTTCTTTGTCCAGTTCACCGATGCTCGTCCTGATACCGGTGGCTTATCTGGTGCGACACCTTCCGAGGCAGTAAGTTGGGGTAAGATTGACCCAGAAGAATTACCCAGCACCATAGTTTGTTACACCGATAGCACCATCGCCATCCCCCTAGTGACATCCTATATTCTCAACCAATGCCCACCCCGTCCCCTCAAGCGGTTGTATGATCAACGTCCAGCCTTACTAGACAAACTCCGCACCGATTATTTAGCCGCCAAAGACCAACCAAAAGAAAAAGTCGCCACTGACTCAGAAGTAGCAACTTATCCCTGTGGGACACCGATTCGGAAGTAGTTAGGGCAGGCAGGGGGGCAGGGTGCAGGGGAGACAAGGTAGACAAGGTAGACAAGGAGTTTTAGATTTACTCCAATGTCCTATACCCAATCCCCAATCCCCTATGCCCAATTCCCCATGCCCTATGCCCTAATTCCGAATATGAGCCGCCCAATAGACTGTCTGACCGCCTGTAGGTACGCTGTAGCCGCGAATGCGGAGTTTCCATGTACCTGGGGTAAGACTGCCTGCTACTTTGGCGCGCTCAAATACACTTAAGGCGGAAAAACCTCTGGCTTTTTCTACGCCGGATGGGTCAATTAAGTGGACATCAATGTCGTTATGTGCTTGTGCTGCTGATTCTGGCCACCATAAGGCCGCATCAAAATCTCGCTTATTAGAACTAACACTAATAGGAATATCGATAGTCGTACCATTGTTGACTACGACTTTACCCCAATGCGCCCAGCCATTGGTCGCCATTTTTAACAACCCTGCACCAACAGTATTATTGTAGGGATAAGATTTCTGCCCATAGAGAATCATGAAGGCGTAGGTTTGACCATTATCGTATGTGCCGAATTGTCGCAACCAGTTATGGGCTAACATAGCGGCCGCAGAAGCGTAGGGAGTTGCACCACTGGTTCCGCTAAATACTTGCAATGCGGAGGTGGAAGCATTACTGGCGGTTTCGCTATAGGTGGGTGCTTGGATATCTGGTTTGAAACGTCCATCGGTTGCAGGGCCGCGGCCTTGTCCGTTGTATTGGCTTTGGTCAGTGGTCATCACACCACCAACACCGATGACTTTGTGGGCGATCGCAGGTGAACGAACTGTTCTATCATTAGGGCCATAGTTACCGTTAGCTGAGACGAAAATCACACCAGCATTGTAAGCGTTATCTGCGGCTGTGGCGATCGCGCCGGTTTCTGTCTCGTCGGCTTGTAATTCTCCTACCAATACTTTATCAAAGGCGGCGATTCCCGCTTGAATTGACCGAATCGCCGCCGCCGAATCTAGACCCCCATTGGTATAAATCTTCCAACTGTCTAATCTCACTCCCGTCACACCGCGATAATCATTACCTAGACGACCATTACCGCTAATAATGGCGGCGGAACTTGTGCCATGATTCCAGTCATTATCATCGGTGTTGTAACCAGGGTTAGCACTATTGTTACAATTTGCCCCACCGTTAACGCAATCTCTCAACCATGCCAAGTTACTGGGAGAATTAAATAAAACGTGTGTATTTCTTACCCCAGTATCTAAAAGACCAATCCAAGGTTGAGTTAATCCTAAATTAAAATAGGGGTCAGAAACAATAATCGCTCTGCCATCATCAACGTCATTATTAGTAATAGCATCTGGTGGTTTTTCTCCCCCTTGGACTGGTTGAATATAAGCCACAGCATCCAGTTGTGCTATTTCTTTAACTGCTCTGAATTGTGTTTTACCAGCAACAGCATTGACAATCCAAAAATGTTCTGTTGGTTTAAAGTAGCTCGATATTTTATATCGTTCTAGCAATGCCAATTGTGATTTGACTCTTTGAGCTTGCAATTGTGCGATCGCGGCTTGTCGGCGTTGGGATTTTTCCCGTTCTACTGATGTTTCTAGTTCCGGTAATAGGGGAATTTGGGTGTCTTCTTGAAAAGTAATAATCACCTCAACGCTGTCTTCGGGGTTACTTTTCAGGAGTAAGTTTTCTAGAGTAGGGCTAATTTTTGACTTGCGAATATCGGGAATTGGTTCTGATTGTTTATCGAGAGGAAACTTGACTTGGTAAATATTTTCCCTCGAAAGATTGCCACGTTTAAAATCTGTAGATAAGCCAGTTTTGGGAATGAAAACTGAATTGATAGTATTAGTTTGGTCTACAGGTACTTGATAGGGATTATAAGGTTCACCACTAACTTGAGCATAAACCATCAATGGTGACATTAACACCAAAGATAAGCTGAATGAAAATAAAAGAAGCTTAGTTCTTGTTCGCATATTCACCCTCTAAAAACGTGCATGATTTACAGTCCAATTCATCAGAAAATCTGTAGAATGACTGAATTTCTCGGTATACGTTTTTATATATAGGGTTGGGTGAGAAGAATTATGCAAGTGATGCAGGTTGCTTGATATTTCTTTACATATGGAAGCTACCTATCATCGCCGGCGATCGCGTTCTAAATCAAAAATCACTTTCTCTAAATACCAGTTATCTGACTTTCCTGGATTTTTGCGACGCTGTTGAGCTAACAAGCGTTTAGCGGCTGCGGTATCTCCTTTCAGTAAAATTAGCAAATCTCTTTGAAGATATCGATTTTTTGGGTCGTTACGATATGTGTGAGAAACTCTACCCCGTGGCTTGTTGATTTGCAAGTTGCGCC contains:
- a CDS encoding ATP-binding cassette domain-containing protein, giving the protein MQKSSQHCGQKIAIVGTTGSGKTTLARKIAQQLQVIHIELDALHWEKNWTVAADEVFRERVTQALSGDRWVVDGNYSQVRDIIWSQADTILFLDYSFWLVMGRLLRRTLRRSWLQEELWNGNREDFKLSFFSQDSIILWMLRTHHQNRKKYPLLFQQPKYSHLSVVHLKFPQMTDEWLRNCKH
- a CDS encoding S8 family serine peptidase, whose translation is MRTRTKLLLFSFSLSLVLMSPLMVYAQVSGEPYNPYQVPVDQTNTINSVFIPKTGLSTDFKRGNLSRENIYQVKFPLDKQSEPIPDIRKSKISPTLENLLLKSNPEDSVEVIITFQEDTQIPLLPELETSVEREKSQRRQAAIAQLQAQRVKSQLALLERYKISSYFKPTEHFWIVNAVAGKTQFRAVKEIAQLDAVAYIQPVQGGEKPPDAITNNDVDDGRAIIVSDPYFNLGLTQPWIGLLDTGVRNTHVLFNSPSNLAWLRDCVNGGANCNNSANPGYNTDDNDWNHGTSSAAIISGNGRLGNDYRGVTGVRLDSWKIYTNGGLDSAAAIRSIQAGIAAFDKVLVGELQADETETGAIATAADNAYNAGVIFVSANGNYGPNDRTVRSPAIAHKVIGVGGVMTTDQSQYNGQGRGPATDGRFKPDIQAPTYSETASNASTSALQVFSGTSGATPYASAAAMLAHNWLRQFGTYDNGQTYAFMILYGQKSYPYNNTVGAGLLKMATNGWAHWGKVVVNNGTTIDIPISVSSNKRDFDAALWWPESAAQAHNDIDVHLIDPSGVEKARGFSALSVFERAKVAGSLTPGTWKLRIRGYSVPTGGQTVYWAAHIRN
- a CDS encoding pentapeptide repeat-containing protein, producing MFWRKALILALGIMVFCLPFPAWAVDWTHPLSFSNAELSRHDFSGESLQAAEFSNANLEMTNFTGADLRGAVLSASVMTQANLQRADLTNAMVDQVNLTGANLSDAVFKEALLLRAIFNNVNIEGADFTDAILDKAQIKELCTKASGVNSQTGVETRDSLGCS
- the speY gene encoding deoxyhypusine synthase, yielding MAKHLGKKIAPIPMSADISVVDLIDNYFTAYNSARLREACQLLAQDILKDGVTVGVSLSGAMTPAGFGVSALAPLIRNGFIDWMISTGANLYHDMHYGLGFELFAGSPFLDDVKLRDEGTIRIYDIIFGYDVLLETDAFIRKILQAEPFQKRMGTAEFHYLLGKYVREVEKQLGVQHSCLLATAYECGVPIYTSSPGDSSIGMNVAALALEGSQLVLDPAIDVNETAAIAYNAREGEGSSAAVILGGGSPKNFLLQTQPQIHEVLGLEERGHDFFVQFTDARPDTGGLSGATPSEAVSWGKIDPEELPSTIVCYTDSTIAIPLVTSYILNQCPPRPLKRLYDQRPALLDKLRTDYLAAKDQPKEKVATDSEVATYPCGTPIRK
- a CDS encoding shikimate dehydrogenase, whose protein sequence is MITGKTKLLGVIGYPVGHSLSPVMHNAAIAHLGLDYAYLPLPIDPQDLEVAIAGLAAVGTVGFSVTIPHKQAIMPLMAEITPLAQAIGAVNTVSRKDNKWLGTNTDIIGFIDPLQTTYQQDWSQKIAVILGNGGAARAVVAGCHQLGFAQIHVVGRNFDKLQEFQQSWANSPIAENLQVHSWDKLTQLIPQAGLLVNTTPIGMYPKVDDSPVSIDEMANLPTDAIAYDLIYIPQPTKFLQYAQQQGATIIDGLEMLVQQGVAALKIWLQRDDIPVDVMRQALKKQLGLG
- a CDS encoding PEP-CTERM sorting domain-containing protein (PEP-CTERM proteins occur, often in large numbers, in the proteomes of bacteria that also encode an exosortase, a predicted intramembrane cysteine proteinase. The presence of a PEP-CTERM domain at a protein's C-terminus predicts cleavage within the sorting domain, followed by covalent anchoring to some some component of the (usually Gram-negative) cell surface. Many PEP-CTERM proteins exhibit an unusual sequence composition that includes large numbers of potential glycosylation sites. Expression of one such protein has been shown restore the ability of a bacterium to form floc, a type of biofilm.) produces the protein MKWVSKLLLTVASLTLGLASVDVKPTTAAIVNYAFTVDSPTKKGNGLFSFDDATFTDGIAKVQSLTFKFDDESNIYTEQDDFDYPEYPIVFINNFSTGKTSFALDYAFGIQNNPASSIAYEIVGEDFTIYSLDPSNTEFISGTVTYAKVPEPTILGGILLVGTVALMKQKKIKVS
- a CDS encoding class I SAM-dependent methyltransferase gives rise to the protein MSSTALLSKNYNNNQYIHGYTADEQDRLIRQSNIIAPYLYKNIDFSHCHHIIEVGCGVGAQIQQLLNRWPHLKITGVDISREQINRASELLKPYIDAGQVSLHVSHGGEIPFPDESFDGALICFVLEHADRPLAVLKELKRVMISGSRLYCTEAFNSGLYVYPTCLGLQTYWEIFNRQQKYLNGDPDVGAKLCNLALQAGFSDSIQEYIPISLDSRIKDEYKRSELITWFLECLLSAAPSLINHKKVTPYLIEAMTDELNMIQSRQDSIFLYPFQQMQAIK
- a CDS encoding 5-(carboxyamino)imidazole ribonucleotide synthase, which gives rise to MKRVGVIGGGQLAWMMGSAAQKLGIELIVQTPSNQDPAVAIAHDTILAAVDDAEATKKLAANSDVITFENEFVDLEALSQLVNQGVCFRPRLEALAPLLDKYHQRCYLRDLGLPVPQFFAIEQQEEITAKIADFGFPVVLKSRRHGYDGQGTFIIRDAASLQEKLEFSKNNPTLFLIEEFIPFERELAVIAARGVEGEIVIYPVVETQQEQQVCRRVIAPANITSEQVATAEAIAHKLLDSLQFVGVFAIELFLTTDGKVLVNEIAPRTHNSGHFSLDACATSQFEQQLRGVCGMPLGDPSLQCATAIMVNLLGYETSQSDYQNKRQQLAAIPQAHVHWYGKTESRPGRKLGHVTVLLENHHPTIATEIAQTVESIWYSS